A stretch of Synechococcus sp. MIT S9220 DNA encodes these proteins:
- the recR gene encoding recombination mediator RecR — protein sequence MIDQFERLPGIGPRTAQRLALHLLRQPEEQIRSFADALLAARTQVGQCQTCFHLSADPVCEICRNEERSNGQICVVADSRDLLALERTREFSGRYHVLGGLISPMDGIGPDLLQISSLVKRVAADDVEEVILALTPSVEGDTTSLYVARLLKPFTRVSRIAYGLPVGSELEYADDVTLSRALEGRRDVD from the coding sequence CTGATCGACCAGTTCGAGCGACTTCCGGGGATTGGACCCCGCACGGCGCAGCGACTTGCCCTGCATCTGCTCAGGCAACCGGAAGAGCAGATCCGCAGTTTCGCGGATGCCCTGCTGGCCGCACGCACCCAGGTCGGGCAATGCCAGACGTGCTTTCACCTCAGCGCTGATCCCGTCTGTGAAATCTGCCGCAACGAAGAACGTTCCAACGGCCAGATTTGCGTGGTTGCTGATTCACGCGATCTGCTCGCTCTCGAACGAACCCGGGAATTCAGCGGCCGATATCACGTGCTGGGAGGGCTGATCTCTCCCATGGATGGAATCGGGCCCGATCTGCTGCAGATCAGCAGCCTGGTCAAGCGAGTGGCCGCCGACGACGTGGAAGAGGTGATTCTGGCTCTCACCCCCAGCGTGGAAGGCGACACCACAAGCCTCTACGTGGCCAGGTTGCTCAAACCGTTCACAAGGGTCAGCCGGATTGCCTACGGACTCCCGGTGGGCAGTGAACTTGAGTACGCCGACGATGTGACTCTCAGCCGTGCACTTGAGGGTCGACGCGACGTGGACTGA
- a CDS encoding rhodanese-related sulfurtransferase — protein MTAAQADSPSFLVAAFYAFTSLSPAVLESLLTDLSELACREQVVGSVLLAPEGVNGTISGPDQGVTAILECLRSRITLGDAHFERLQVKRSRCSRQAFRRFKARRKREIVSLGQPCADPRRNVGTYVDPRNWNALVDDPDTLVIDTRNAYEVAVGSFVGSLDPATDSFRDFPDWVEQHLRPLVERTSPARIAMFCTGGIRCEKASSFLQQRGFPEVHHLQGGILNYLEQVPEEQSRWEGECFVFDQRVALNHQLEPGQHSLCHACGLPLTPEQRQLESYIPGVQCLQCRDRFTDDDRARFAMRQSQLRQGVLSQSSGWQSRPDTHG, from the coding sequence ATGACGGCGGCGCAAGCCGACAGCCCATCGTTTCTTGTGGCAGCGTTTTACGCCTTCACATCGCTTTCACCTGCTGTATTGGAGTCGTTGCTGACAGATCTATCTGAACTGGCCTGTCGCGAACAGGTTGTTGGTTCTGTGTTGCTGGCACCAGAAGGTGTGAATGGCACGATCAGCGGACCCGACCAGGGCGTGACCGCAATCCTGGAGTGCTTGCGCAGCAGGATCACACTTGGGGATGCCCATTTCGAGCGCCTTCAGGTGAAGCGGAGCCGATGTAGCCGACAGGCGTTCCGTCGTTTCAAGGCTCGTCGCAAGCGCGAGATTGTGAGCCTGGGACAGCCTTGTGCTGATCCCCGCCGCAATGTTGGGACCTACGTGGACCCTCGCAATTGGAATGCGCTGGTGGATGACCCCGACACGCTGGTCATCGACACCCGCAATGCCTATGAGGTGGCAGTCGGCAGTTTTGTGGGTTCTCTGGATCCAGCAACTGACAGTTTCCGGGATTTTCCTGACTGGGTGGAACAACATCTCCGCCCTCTGGTTGAGCGCACGTCTCCGGCGCGCATCGCCATGTTCTGTACCGGTGGAATTCGTTGTGAGAAGGCCAGCAGCTTTCTGCAACAGCGGGGATTCCCCGAGGTTCATCATCTTCAGGGCGGCATTCTCAACTATCTGGAGCAGGTGCCTGAAGAGCAAAGCCGCTGGGAGGGTGAGTGTTTCGTGTTTGATCAGCGAGTCGCCCTCAACCATCAGCTCGAGCCTGGCCAGCACAGCTTGTGCCATGCCTGCGGTCTGCCTCTGACGCCGGAACAGAGGCAACTGGAGAGTTACATCCCCGGGGTGCAGTGTCTGCAGTGCAGGGATCGTTTTACCGATGACGACAGGGCACGCTTCGCGATGCGGCAGAGCCAGCTCAGACAAGGCGTCCTCTCGCAATCCTCCGGCTGGCAATCAAGGCCCGACACTCACGGATGA
- the lipA gene encoding lipoyl synthase codes for MRSMTGVESAIRFSLSGNGATLKEDPFIGVRKTSRFSSIQPHERLPEWLRRPLGEASAIERVQGLVKSNALHTICEEGRCPNRGECYAAGTATFLLGGSICTRSCAFCQVEKGRAQAVNPLEAEKVADAVEAMGLRYVVLTAVARDDLDDHGACLFTSAMTAIRARNPLIAIEVLTPDFWGGHADSRRAVTAQRERLSTVLKAAPVCFNHNLETVKRLQREVRRGATYERSLGLLAAARTLAPKIPTKSGLMLGLGESRDEVIETMRDLRAVDCQRLTIGQYLRPSLAHIPVARYWHPDEFEDLGSVARELGFAVVRSGPLVRSSYHAAD; via the coding sequence ATGCGATCGATGACGGGTGTGGAGTCGGCCATCAGGTTCTCCCTTTCTGGAAATGGAGCCACCCTGAAAGAAGACCCGTTCATCGGCGTGCGCAAGACCAGCCGCTTTTCCTCCATCCAGCCGCACGAGCGGTTACCAGAGTGGCTGCGTCGCCCCCTGGGAGAGGCCTCTGCGATCGAACGGGTTCAGGGGCTGGTGAAGTCCAATGCCCTTCACACCATCTGCGAGGAAGGGCGCTGCCCGAACAGAGGGGAGTGCTACGCCGCCGGCACCGCCACATTCCTGCTGGGGGGGTCGATCTGCACGCGCAGCTGCGCGTTCTGCCAGGTGGAAAAAGGTCGCGCGCAGGCCGTCAACCCGCTCGAAGCGGAGAAAGTTGCCGATGCCGTGGAAGCCATGGGGCTGCGATACGTCGTGCTCACCGCCGTTGCACGCGATGACCTCGATGACCATGGGGCCTGCCTGTTCACCTCTGCCATGACTGCAATCAGGGCCAGAAATCCCTTGATCGCCATCGAGGTGTTAACTCCGGATTTCTGGGGCGGGCACGCCGACTCACGGCGAGCCGTCACCGCTCAACGTGAGCGGTTGTCGACAGTACTGAAAGCTGCGCCGGTGTGTTTCAACCACAACCTCGAAACCGTCAAACGCCTACAGCGGGAGGTTCGCAGGGGAGCCACCTATGAGCGATCGCTTGGCCTGCTGGCCGCCGCGCGAACACTGGCACCGAAGATTCCAACCAAGAGCGGCCTGATGCTGGGGCTGGGAGAAAGCAGGGATGAAGTCATCGAAACCATGCGCGACCTGCGTGCCGTTGATTGCCAGCGGCTCACCATCGGGCAATACCTGCGCCCATCGCTGGCCCACATTCCTGTCGCCCGCTACTGGCATCCCGATGAATTCGAAGATCTGGGATCCGTTGCTCGCGAGCTCGGCTTCGCTGTGGTGAGGAGTGGGCCTCTAGTGCGCAGCAGCTATCACGCAGCGGACTGA
- the bioB gene encoding biotin synthase BioB, whose translation MTDTVDLRHDWTLEEIQALLDLPLMDLLWRAQSVHRAANPGYRVQLASLLSVKTGGCEEDCAYCSQSMYNSSDVGGQADLEVKAVLDRARAAAAAGADRFCMGWAWREIREGPAFESMLRMVRGVRELGLEACVTAGMLTDTQAERLAEAGLTAYNHNLDTSPEHYDRIITTRTYEERLETLQRVRRAGVTLCCGGIIGMGETLRDRASMLRVLACIDPHPESVPINGLVAVEGTPLEGLPTVDPLELVRMVAVARILMPFSRVRLSAGREELNREAQILCLQAGADSIFYGDTLLTTGNPAVDADRALLEAAGVQASWQEQEALEQQPEQETAVA comes from the coding sequence ATGACGGACACGGTGGACCTACGCCACGACTGGACGCTTGAGGAGATCCAAGCCCTGCTTGACCTACCTCTGATGGATTTGCTCTGGCGCGCCCAAAGCGTGCACCGGGCGGCCAATCCTGGGTACCGGGTTCAGCTGGCGTCTTTGTTGAGCGTCAAGACCGGTGGTTGCGAGGAGGACTGTGCCTACTGCTCCCAGTCGATGTACAACAGCAGTGATGTGGGTGGTCAGGCCGACCTGGAGGTGAAGGCGGTCCTGGACAGGGCACGTGCAGCGGCCGCTGCCGGTGCCGATCGCTTTTGCATGGGCTGGGCGTGGAGGGAGATCCGTGAAGGACCTGCCTTTGAGTCGATGCTGAGGATGGTTCGAGGGGTGCGTGAGCTGGGTCTTGAAGCCTGTGTCACTGCAGGAATGCTCACTGATACGCAGGCGGAGCGTCTGGCCGAAGCAGGACTCACGGCCTACAACCACAACCTCGACACCAGTCCGGAGCATTACGACCGGATCATCACCACCCGAACCTATGAGGAGAGGCTGGAAACACTGCAACGCGTGCGTCGTGCCGGAGTGACGCTCTGCTGCGGTGGAATCATAGGCATGGGCGAAACGCTTCGCGACCGTGCCTCGATGCTGCGGGTTCTGGCCTGCATTGACCCACACCCGGAAAGTGTCCCGATCAATGGTTTGGTGGCTGTCGAGGGAACACCCCTGGAAGGTTTGCCCACCGTTGATCCGCTTGAGTTGGTCCGGATGGTGGCCGTTGCCAGAATCCTGATGCCGTTCAGCCGTGTGCGACTGAGCGCTGGTCGAGAAGAACTCAATCGGGAAGCTCAGATCCTCTGCCTTCAAGCCGGTGCGGATTCGATTTTTTACGGTGATACCTTGCTGACAACGGGTAACCCTGCTGTGGATGCCGACCGGGCTCTGCTGGAAGCTGCCGGGGTTCAGGCCAGCTGGCAGGAACAGGAGGCACTCGAGCAGCAGCCAGAACAGGAGACAGCAGTGGCATGA
- a CDS encoding LCP family protein: MDDARKVRPKTLILSAIAGLTGGFLLAIPLSRSLMPESEAPLLLPVSNPFSAWSVFDNREILVLGIDDGGGNTDAIFTLKVEGGRTSITQIPRDSYIDSHSFGPVKANALYAYGGHEAVKAELSRLMGRPIDHHILVNLNGIRTLSDLVGGVEVDVPKRLYYRDNSQGLLIDLQPGPQLLKGHDLEGFLRWRHDEEGDLGRLARQQLVLKSLFSRLTRPEHLVKLPALIKEAGNNLETDLGAMELGGLITAMGLTELETERLDARPFYRNGISYLDTEWPAQQSGGDASESSSWRYRFLY; the protein is encoded by the coding sequence ATGGATGATGCGAGAAAAGTTCGGCCGAAAACTTTAATCCTGTCAGCCATTGCGGGGCTGACAGGGGGTTTTTTGCTGGCGATTCCGCTCAGTCGTTCGCTCATGCCTGAATCTGAGGCTCCTCTTCTGCTGCCCGTCAGCAATCCCTTTTCAGCCTGGTCCGTCTTTGACAACCGCGAGATTCTCGTGCTTGGCATTGATGATGGTGGCGGCAACACCGATGCGATCTTCACGTTGAAAGTGGAAGGAGGACGCACCTCCATCACTCAGATCCCAAGAGATAGCTACATCGATTCCCATAGCTTCGGGCCTGTCAAGGCCAATGCTCTTTACGCCTACGGGGGACATGAAGCGGTCAAGGCTGAGTTATCCAGGCTGATGGGTCGACCGATCGACCATCACATCCTTGTAAACCTCAATGGAATCCGAACACTCAGTGATCTGGTCGGAGGCGTTGAGGTCGATGTCCCGAAACGCCTTTACTACCGCGACAACAGTCAGGGGCTGCTGATTGATCTGCAACCCGGACCTCAGCTGCTCAAAGGTCATGACCTTGAGGGATTCCTGCGCTGGAGACACGATGAGGAAGGAGACTTGGGTCGTCTGGCGCGACAGCAGCTTGTGCTGAAAAGCCTGTTCAGCCGACTGACCCGGCCTGAACATCTTGTGAAACTGCCCGCCCTGATCAAGGAAGCCGGCAACAACCTTGAAACCGATCTCGGTGCCATGGAGCTGGGCGGATTGATTACGGCGATGGGGCTGACGGAACTGGAAACCGAACGTCTTGATGCACGCCCCTTCTATCGGAATGGCATCAGTTATCTCGACACTGAATGGCCTGCGCAACAGAGCGGTGGTGATGCCAGTGAATCAAGCAGCTGGCGCTACCGCTTCCTCTACTGA
- a CDS encoding aromatic acid exporter family protein, with protein sequence MIKLSGRCQISRKELLISVQIALVALLAYWLGLRFTALFPGYFPKIGGLWSAISAVIVVQVSKKDTADSAWLRVIGTALGAAISALYLSLFPFHAVGMGASIFFSSLICTSLNMNSWMRLSAITVLVVMVTASLNPALNPALNALLRFCESCIGSAVAVFLISLWPKALAD encoded by the coding sequence ATGATCAAATTGAGTGGAAGGTGCCAAATCAGCCGAAAAGAGCTTTTGATCTCTGTTCAGATCGCTCTTGTCGCTCTCTTGGCGTATTGGCTCGGCCTGCGTTTTACTGCTTTGTTCCCAGGTTATTTCCCAAAAATAGGAGGCCTCTGGTCAGCGATTTCAGCTGTCATTGTAGTTCAGGTAAGCAAAAAAGATACCGCTGACTCTGCTTGGTTGAGGGTAATTGGAACAGCTTTGGGAGCTGCCATTAGTGCTCTTTATCTCTCTCTCTTTCCATTTCATGCGGTTGGAATGGGTGCATCGATTTTCTTTTCATCGCTTATTTGCACTTCTTTGAATATGAACAGTTGGATGAGGCTTTCGGCTATTACAGTGCTTGTGGTCATGGTGACTGCAAGTCTGAATCCGGCGCTGAACCCAGCGCTGAACGCGTTGTTACGTTTCTGCGAATCTTGCATTGGCTCTGCCGTTGCAGTCTTCTTGATTTCTTTGTGGCCTAAAGCCTTGGCTGACTAA
- the psbP gene encoding photosystem II reaction center PsbP translates to MGSLLRQPLRSLLVLLCVLMLSACGGASAGLNSFKSPDGRYAFLYPTGWTRVAVTGGPAVVFHDLIHSDETVSLVVSEVDADDDLETLGSAVAVGERLRREVIAPDGSGRNAELIEARERDSDGHVFYDLEYAVHLEDRDRHELATVVVDRGRLYTLATSTNEDRWSKVQGLFESVISSFTLLI, encoded by the coding sequence ATGGGCTCATTGCTGCGTCAACCACTCCGGTCACTGCTCGTTCTGCTTTGTGTGCTGATGCTCAGCGCCTGCGGCGGAGCCAGCGCCGGCCTCAACTCCTTCAAGAGTCCCGATGGCCGTTATGCCTTCCTTTACCCCACCGGCTGGACGCGGGTTGCGGTGACCGGTGGGCCCGCTGTGGTGTTTCACGACCTGATCCACAGTGATGAGACGGTGAGTCTGGTGGTCTCTGAGGTCGACGCTGATGATGACCTTGAGACTCTCGGCAGTGCGGTGGCCGTCGGCGAACGGTTGCGGCGTGAGGTGATCGCTCCTGATGGCAGTGGGCGGAATGCTGAGCTGATTGAAGCCCGTGAGCGTGATTCCGATGGTCATGTCTTCTACGACCTGGAATATGCCGTGCACCTCGAGGACCGCGATCGCCACGAGCTGGCCACAGTGGTGGTCGACCGCGGTCGCCTTTACACCCTGGCGACCAGCACCAATGAAGATCGCTGGTCGAAGGTTCAGGGATTGTTCGAATCCGTGATCAGTTCGTTCACGCTGTTGATCTGA
- a CDS encoding DUF952 domain-containing protein, translated as MSAARPVLYSFRRCPYAMRARWALLQAGQLVQWREIELKDKPAPMLEASPKATVPVLVLADGTVIDESLAVMHWALKQADPCDLRRQRSGKTQDSIQQLIELNDTTFKHHLDRFKYTDRYPGQSKQDHQQQGLEVLRSWSDQIADCGGWLVDASCSLADVALWPFVRQWRIADPEGFDADQSLQPLHGWLRRFLQDPDFERLMQRADPWHPGGLQPLFPADAVDVPADQPLFHLALAEDWKAARLSGQYDMSTRGLRLDQVGFIHLSWREQVAATFERFYADAESVVLLTIDAALLTAPLRADAIPSGELFPHLYGPLPIEAVVDAAPYLDSER; from the coding sequence ATGAGCGCAGCACGGCCTGTTCTTTACAGCTTTCGTCGCTGTCCCTATGCGATGCGCGCACGCTGGGCTTTGTTGCAGGCAGGCCAGCTTGTCCAATGGAGGGAAATTGAACTCAAGGACAAACCAGCGCCGATGCTTGAGGCATCTCCAAAAGCAACGGTGCCAGTTTTGGTTCTCGCTGATGGCACGGTGATCGATGAAAGTCTTGCGGTGATGCACTGGGCACTCAAGCAGGCTGATCCGTGCGATCTCCGCCGGCAGCGTTCTGGCAAAACGCAGGACAGCATCCAGCAGCTGATTGAGCTCAACGACACGACCTTTAAACACCATCTCGACCGTTTCAAATACACCGACCGATATCCGGGGCAGTCGAAACAAGACCATCAACAGCAGGGGTTGGAGGTGTTGCGGAGTTGGTCGGATCAGATCGCTGACTGTGGAGGCTGGCTTGTGGATGCCAGCTGTTCCCTCGCTGATGTCGCACTGTGGCCGTTTGTGCGTCAGTGGCGCATTGCTGATCCTGAGGGATTTGACGCTGATCAATCCCTGCAGCCGCTGCATGGTTGGTTAAGGCGTTTTCTGCAAGATCCTGATTTTGAGCGCCTCATGCAGAGGGCTGATCCCTGGCATCCCGGGGGACTTCAGCCCCTGTTTCCCGCTGATGCTGTCGACGTTCCAGCTGACCAACCCTTGTTTCATCTGGCGCTCGCTGAGGACTGGAAAGCTGCAAGGCTGTCGGGTCAGTACGACATGTCCACCCGAGGACTGCGACTTGACCAGGTGGGATTCATTCATCTGTCTTGGCGTGAACAGGTGGCTGCCACCTTTGAGCGCTTCTATGCGGATGCGGAGTCTGTGGTCTTGCTCACGATTGATGCGGCGCTGCTGACCGCCCCTCTGCGTGCCGATGCGATTCCAAGCGGGGAGTTGTTTCCGCACCTTTATGGGCCATTGCCGATTGAGGCTGTTGTCGATGCGGCTCCATACCTCGATTCGGAGCGGTGA
- a CDS encoding isoprenyl transferase, giving the protein MSQRLAVSTDQAAPRCCPEALDPRRMPGHIAVIMDGNGRWAKARGLPRVMGHRAGVEALKSTLRHCSDWGVEALTAYAFSTENWSRPGDEVNFLMTLFESVLQRELQALEQEQVRIRFLGDLDALPVKLQALIAEATQRTSGNSGIHFNVCTNYGGRRELVRASQRLAERVARGELEPSQIDENALAAELFTAGEPDPDLLIRTSGERRISNFLLWQLAYAEIHVTDLCWPDFDAEALQLALKDYQSRQRRFGGLQSMEPHALGS; this is encoded by the coding sequence TTGAGCCAACGACTGGCCGTCAGTACTGATCAAGCTGCACCGCGGTGCTGTCCTGAAGCACTGGATCCACGCAGGATGCCTGGCCATATCGCCGTGATCATGGACGGCAACGGACGCTGGGCCAAAGCTCGTGGCCTGCCACGGGTCATGGGCCATAGAGCCGGTGTCGAGGCGCTCAAATCCACCCTCCGGCATTGCAGCGACTGGGGGGTTGAAGCACTCACCGCCTATGCCTTCTCCACCGAGAACTGGTCTCGGCCAGGGGACGAGGTGAATTTTTTGATGACTCTGTTTGAAAGCGTTCTGCAGAGAGAACTGCAGGCGCTTGAGCAGGAACAGGTGCGAATTCGCTTCCTTGGAGACCTGGACGCATTGCCGGTCAAGCTCCAGGCACTGATCGCTGAAGCCACGCAGCGGACATCCGGAAACAGCGGCATTCACTTCAACGTCTGCACCAATTACGGAGGTCGTCGTGAGTTGGTGCGTGCCAGTCAGCGTCTGGCGGAGCGCGTTGCTCGTGGAGAGCTGGAGCCATCGCAAATCGATGAAAATGCCCTGGCCGCAGAGTTGTTCACGGCGGGCGAGCCTGATCCGGATCTGCTGATTCGGACCAGTGGCGAGCGGCGGATCAGCAATTTCCTGCTTTGGCAGCTGGCCTATGCCGAGATTCATGTCACCGATCTTTGCTGGCCGGATTTCGATGCTGAGGCTCTCCAGCTCGCACTGAAGGATTACCAGAGCCGTCAGCGACGTTTTGGTGGGCTTCAGTCCATGGAGCCCCACGCTCTGGGATCCTGA
- a CDS encoding cation:proton antiporter, translating to MVHLLAAASPGFTSLSHLAHQPLGSFALLVALAMLVPPLFRRTGLPDLVGLLLAGVLMGPSALNLLQPDGETLQLVSDIGAIYLLFIVGLEIDLDEFNRVRSRSLTTGILHFVGGMTTGGAIGLLLGYPLVPCLLIGSLIATHTPLGYPIVRSYGAQRDEAVVVSVGSTILTDIASLVVLAIAIGLGKQSFSLINLAGLIASVSIFAVAVVTIIRKVGRRIFRGSINDESRIFLTILLILFIASIGAELAGVEKIVGAFLAGLAVNSVLPEGKSKQQVILVGAALFIPIFFIHLGLLLDLNSLKNSMTHFELPVLMVIGVISCKGVVSLIAGRAFRYNGNQMVMMWSLAMPQVAATLATAFIGYEAGLLDQTVLNAVLAMMVVTATLGPILTARSVRQLVEPKRTRRNGAELGEQALSGDDTPLDVVSRPLTIVVPIANPSTEQGLLSIASRLLSGSAEMQGQLLPLALVCPSLEEARGGLNRAVASARERLSQAATIGKQLKVRTRCLLRLDEDIAGGMSRSALEQSADLLMIGAGRPDKVRRWFFGDLVDGVCRSAHCPVVVVNLADRPVETLQRILVPIKDLSASAREQFELAQRLLAGQSSEQGLITLLHIVDPRLNRSERIRIEHELRRWQPRGSMGAVIQIQLASGPGVETKIKRSSRDHDLVILRSQRRQVAGLPIPASDRTSNLVSLMNCASMVISEPLT from the coding sequence ATGGTCCACCTGCTCGCTGCGGCGTCACCGGGGTTCACATCGCTGTCCCATTTGGCACATCAGCCATTGGGCAGCTTTGCCTTGCTCGTTGCACTTGCAATGCTGGTTCCACCCCTGTTCAGGAGAACGGGTCTTCCCGATCTCGTCGGCCTGCTGCTCGCGGGCGTGCTGATGGGCCCCAGCGCTCTCAATCTTCTGCAGCCAGACGGTGAGACCCTTCAACTCGTCTCTGACATCGGCGCGATCTACCTCCTGTTCATCGTGGGCCTGGAGATTGATCTCGATGAATTCAACCGTGTTCGCAGTCGATCTCTGACCACTGGAATTCTCCATTTTGTCGGTGGCATGACAACCGGGGGAGCCATTGGACTCCTACTCGGCTATCCACTGGTGCCCTGTCTGCTGATCGGGAGCCTGATTGCAACGCATACCCCTTTGGGCTACCCAATCGTGCGCAGTTATGGAGCACAGCGAGATGAAGCTGTTGTGGTCAGCGTTGGCAGCACCATCCTCACCGATATCGCCTCTCTGGTTGTGCTTGCGATCGCCATCGGTCTTGGCAAGCAGTCCTTTTCGCTCATCAATCTGGCCGGCCTGATCGCCAGCGTCTCCATCTTTGCCGTGGCCGTTGTCACGATCATTCGCAAGGTCGGACGCAGGATCTTCCGCGGAAGCATCAACGACGAAAGCAGGATCTTCCTCACCATCCTGCTCATCCTGTTCATCGCTTCGATTGGAGCGGAGCTTGCCGGGGTGGAAAAAATCGTGGGGGCCTTTCTGGCGGGGCTGGCGGTGAACTCCGTTTTACCGGAGGGCAAGTCAAAACAGCAGGTGATTCTGGTTGGTGCGGCTCTGTTCATCCCCATCTTTTTCATTCACCTCGGCCTCCTGCTTGATCTGAACAGCCTCAAAAACTCCATGACCCATTTTGAGCTGCCTGTTCTGATGGTGATCGGAGTGATCAGCTGCAAAGGCGTGGTGAGCCTGATTGCAGGTCGAGCCTTCCGGTACAACGGCAACCAAATGGTGATGATGTGGTCGCTGGCCATGCCACAGGTCGCCGCAACACTGGCCACAGCATTCATTGGCTACGAAGCTGGATTGCTCGACCAAACGGTGCTGAATGCCGTTCTGGCCATGATGGTGGTGACCGCAACCCTCGGACCAATCCTCACCGCACGTTCCGTCAGGCAGCTAGTGGAACCGAAACGAACACGACGCAACGGCGCAGAGCTTGGCGAGCAGGCCTTGTCAGGTGATGACACTCCTCTCGATGTGGTCAGCCGTCCTCTAACCATCGTCGTTCCGATCGCGAATCCTTCCACGGAACAGGGGCTTTTGAGCATTGCGTCTCGGCTGCTAAGTGGCAGTGCCGAAATGCAGGGTCAATTACTCCCCCTGGCGCTGGTCTGTCCCAGTCTTGAAGAAGCGCGGGGGGGATTGAATCGTGCCGTGGCATCTGCCAGGGAACGACTGTCCCAGGCTGCGACTATCGGCAAGCAGCTCAAGGTCAGAACCCGCTGCCTGCTTCGACTGGATGAAGACATTGCAGGCGGAATGAGTCGCAGCGCCCTGGAACAAAGTGCTGATCTGTTGATGATTGGAGCTGGACGACCGGACAAGGTGAGGCGCTGGTTTTTTGGTGACCTCGTGGACGGGGTCTGCCGCAGCGCACACTGCCCCGTTGTTGTGGTCAACCTGGCCGACCGCCCAGTCGAAACCCTTCAACGCATTCTTGTACCCATCAAAGACCTCTCCGCCAGCGCCCGCGAACAGTTTGAGCTTGCCCAACGGCTTCTCGCGGGCCAGTCCAGCGAGCAAGGCCTGATCACGCTTTTGCACATCGTTGATCCTCGACTCAATCGATCTGAACGCATCCGAATCGAACATGAGCTGCGTCGCTGGCAACCCCGGGGCAGCATGGGCGCCGTCATTCAGATTCAGCTCGCGTCCGGACCTGGGGTTGAAACCAAGATCAAACGCAGCAGCCGCGATCACGATCTGGTGATCTTGCGTTCTCAGCGCCGTCAGGTCGCAGGGTTACCCATTCCGGCAAGTGATCGAACCAGCAATCTGGTGTCTCTGATGAATTGCGCTTCGATGGTGATCAGCGAACCCTTGACCTGA